A single Flavobacterium sp. 1 DNA region contains:
- a CDS encoding glutamate-5-semialdehyde dehydrogenase — protein sequence MNTILPIEKRNAVLTTMAVLLEQEREALKSINQQDLANYSGEDLAMEKRLLVDNTKVDAMILSLQQLASQEDPVGQVRFTFTHENGMKISNKTAAFGTILIIYESRPDVTVEAGGIAFKSGNKILLKGGKESLLSNQKIVSLWHQALESNDVSTDWVEYLNYDRVQTQEFLEKPTQKVDLIVPRGGEKLIEFTKKHATCPVIVSGRGNNFVYVNADADLEKAMAIIINGKTSNISVCNALDKVLIDTNLPNWEVFAKQLVTELKKFKVTILGDDAFAKATGVKAIENDLIWYEEFLDYKIVIGTINSNQEAIAKINKYCGGHSASIITKSEALAQEFMENVDASSVYHNASTRFTDGGQFGLGGELAISTDKLHQRGPIGLQHLVTNKWYVYGDGQIR from the coding sequence ATGAATACAATACTTCCAATCGAAAAAAGAAATGCTGTTTTGACCACAATGGCTGTTTTATTAGAGCAAGAAAGAGAGGCGTTAAAAAGTATCAATCAACAGGATTTAGCCAATTATTCAGGTGAAGATTTGGCAATGGAAAAACGTTTGCTTGTAGATAATACTAAAGTTGACGCAATGATTCTTTCGTTGCAGCAATTAGCCAGTCAGGAGGATCCTGTAGGTCAGGTTCGTTTTACTTTCACCCATGAAAATGGAATGAAAATCAGCAACAAAACTGCCGCTTTTGGAACTATTTTAATCATATACGAATCTCGTCCAGACGTAACTGTGGAAGCGGGAGGAATCGCTTTTAAATCGGGGAATAAAATCCTTTTGAAAGGCGGAAAAGAATCATTGCTTTCGAATCAAAAAATTGTGAGCCTTTGGCATCAAGCTTTAGAAAGTAATGATGTATCAACTGATTGGGTTGAATATTTGAATTATGATAGAGTTCAAACTCAGGAATTCCTTGAAAAACCAACACAAAAAGTCGATTTGATTGTACCGCGCGGTGGCGAAAAATTAATTGAGTTCACCAAAAAACATGCTACCTGCCCTGTTATAGTAAGCGGCCGCGGAAACAACTTTGTATACGTAAATGCCGATGCCGATTTAGAAAAAGCAATGGCGATTATCATTAACGGAAAAACATCCAATATTTCGGTTTGCAATGCTTTAGACAAAGTATTAATTGACACTAATCTGCCAAATTGGGAAGTATTTGCAAAACAATTGGTTACCGAATTAAAGAAATTTAAAGTTACGATTTTAGGAGATGATGCTTTCGCAAAAGCGACTGGAGTTAAAGCTATTGAAAATGATTTGATTTGGTACGAAGAATTTTTAGATTATAAAATCGTGATTGGAACCATCAATTCCAATCAGGAAGCGATTGCCAAAATCAATAAATATTGCGGCGGTCACTCCGCTTCTATTATTACTAAGAGCGAAGCTTTGGCACAAGAATTTATGGAAAATGTGGATGCTTCATCGGTATATCATAATGCTTCAACTCGTTTTACCGATGGAGGGCAATTTGGTCTTGGCGGAGAATTAGCCATCAGTACTGATAAATTACACCAACGCGGGCCAATTGGATTACAGCATTTGGTGACCAATAAATGGTATGTATATGGCGATGGACAGATTCGTTAA
- a CDS encoding GNAT family N-acetyltransferase: MTIEALNNSDVSLLDELQPSGWGTILPAHEFYTTNTDFCSSIRINDDTKIVGIGTTVIHSDVAWLAHIIVHSENRNQGIGQLITQSLVKDSQAKKCDTIYLIATDLGAPVYTKAGFETETEYLFFKDIKAKESWRISGNILPFHPDHKTAIAAIDKLTSGEDRMFHLERHLKDGFVYQNKTVIEGFYLPTFGEGLILATSEEAGIQLMKMRFRDHDNACFPKDNIHAIDFLYKYGYKEFKTAKRMRLGKQRNWNPLNIYNRIGGNIG; this comes from the coding sequence ATGACAATAGAAGCCTTAAATAATAGTGATGTTAGTTTACTAGATGAGTTACAGCCTTCTGGTTGGGGCACTATTTTGCCTGCCCATGAATTTTATACAACAAATACTGATTTTTGTTCATCTATTCGAATTAATGATGACACTAAAATAGTTGGAATTGGAACTACTGTAATCCATAGCGATGTCGCTTGGCTAGCACACATCATTGTTCATTCAGAAAATAGAAATCAGGGAATTGGGCAGTTAATCACTCAATCTTTGGTAAAAGATTCACAAGCAAAAAAATGTGATACTATTTACCTGATTGCAACTGATCTTGGAGCTCCAGTTTACACAAAAGCGGGTTTTGAAACAGAAACAGAATATCTCTTTTTTAAAGATATAAAAGCAAAGGAATCTTGGAGAATTTCTGGCAACATTCTGCCATTTCACCCCGATCACAAAACAGCAATTGCTGCCATTGACAAATTGACAAGCGGAGAGGACAGAATGTTTCATCTAGAAAGACACCTTAAAGATGGTTTTGTTTATCAAAATAAAACAGTTATAGAAGGGTTTTATCTGCCTACTTTTGGAGAAGGTTTAATTCTGGCTACAAGTGAAGAAGCAGGAATTCAACTGATGAAAATGAGATTTAGGGATCATGATAATGCCTGTTTTCCAAAAGATAACATTCATGCAATTGATTTTCTTTATAAATACGGATATAAAGAGTTTAAGACTGCGAAAAGAATGAGATTAGGAAAACAAAGGAATTGGAATCCGTTAAACATATACAATAGAATTGGAGGCAATATAGGTTAA